A stretch of the Vicia villosa cultivar HV-30 ecotype Madison, WI unplaced genomic scaffold, Vvil1.0 ctg.000024F_1_1, whole genome shotgun sequence genome encodes the following:
- the LOC131622082 gene encoding sucrose synthase 5-like isoform X1: MASASGLKRTESIKDNMSSDESKHSRYHMKRCFAKYLEKGRRIIKVHDLMEEMEQVLNDQRDKNQILEGNLGFLLSCTQEAIVDPPYVAFAVRQDPGVWEYVKVSSENLSVEPITSTDYLKFKERIYDEKWANDENALEADFGAFDFPIPNLTLPTSIGNGLHFVSKFLTSRFSGKLAKTKPIYSYLLSLNHQGESLMINDTLSSVAKLQMALTVADAFLSALPLDTPYHDFEPRFKQWGFERGWGDTAGRVKDTMRALSEILQAPDPINMEKFFSRVPTIFNVVIFSIHGYFGQADVLGLPDTGGQVVYILDQVRALEAEMLLRIKHQGLKVKPQILVVTRLIPDAQGTKCNQELEPIIDTQHSKILRVPFQTDKGVLRQWVSRFDIYPYLERFTQDATTKILNIMEGKPDLVIGNYTDGNLAASLMASKLKITQGTIAHALEKTKYEDSDVKWKELDPKYHFSCQFMADTIAMNASDFIITSTYQEIAGSKDKPGQYESHATFTLPGLCRVVSGINIFDPKFNIAAPGADQSVYFPYTEKDKRLTQFHPAIEDLLYSKVDNKDHIGYLENKRLPIIFSMARLDVVKNITGLVEWYGKNKRLRSLVNLVIVGGFFDPLKSKDREEMAEIRKMHDLFEKYQLKGQFRWIVAQTDRHRNGELYRFIADTKGAFVQPALYEAFGLTVIEAMNCGLPTFATNHGGPAEIIVDGVSGFHIDPLNGDESSNKIADFFEKCKVDSTHWSMISAAGLQRINERYTWKIYANKLLNMGSIYTFWRTVNNDSKKAKQRYIWMFYNLMFKNLVSNIPVLRDEPQQPVPNSKQQSLKKQGTSSRRSKSRSQS, encoded by the exons ATGGCTTCTGCATCAGGCTTGAAGCGCACGGAATCGATAAAAGACAACATGTCATCCGACGAATCGAAGCATAGTAGGTACCATATGAAGAGGTGCTTTGCCAAGTACCTTGAGAAAGGTAGAAGGATCATAAAAGTTCATGACTTGATGGAAGAAATGGAGCAAGTTTTAAATGACCAGAGAGATAAGAATCAAATATTAGAAGGCAATCTTGGCTTCTTATTAAGTTGTACACAG GAAGCTATTGTTGATCCACCATATGTTGCTTTTGCTGTAAGGCAAGATCCTGGTGTTTGGGAATATGTAAAAGTGAGCTCGGAGAATCTTTCGGTTGAACCTATAACGTCCACCGATTACCTCAAATTTAAGGAAAGAATATACGACGAAAAATG GGCAAACGATGAAAACGCGTTGGAAGCAGATTTTGGAGCATTTGATTTTCCTATTCCTAACTTAACCTTGCCCACTTCAATTGGAAATGGACTCCATTTTGTTTCAAAGTTCTTAACTTCGCGGTTTAGTGGCAAATTGGCGAAAACAAAACCTATATACAGTTACTTGTTATCGCTAAATCATCAAGGAGAA AGTCTAATGATAAACGATACGCTGAGCTCAGTTGCAAAGCTGCAGATGGCACTAACAGTGGCTGATGCATTCCTCTCAGCACTTCCGTTAGATACTCCCTATCATGATTTTGAACCAAG GTTTAAGCAGTGGGGTTTTGAAAGAGGATGGGGAGATACTGCAGGAAGAGTGAAGGATACAATGAGAGCTTTGTCCGAAATACTCCAAGCTCCAGACCCGATAAACATGGAAAAGTTTTTCAGTCGAGTTCCTACGATATTCAATGTTGTGATCTTCTCTATTCATGGTTATTTTGGTCAAGCCGATGTTCTCGGCTTGCCAGATACCGGCGGGCAG GTAGTTTACATATTGGATCAAGTGAGAGCTTTGGAAGCAGAAATGCTACTTAGAATTAAGCACCAAGGCTTGAAAGTGAAGCCTCAAATTCTTGTG GTCACAAGGCTCATACCTGATGCTCAAGGAACCAAATGCAATCAAGAATTGGAACCAATCATTGATACTCAACACTCGAAAATTCTACGCGTGCCTTTTCAGACAGATAAAGGAGTCTTGCGTCAATGGGTTTCTCGCTTTGACATTTATCCTTATCTTGAGAGGTTTACTCAG GATGCGACAACTAAGATTCTCAACATCATGGAAGGAAAACCAGATCTTGTTATAGGAAATTACACAGATGGGAATTTGGCAGCTTCTCTTATGGCTAGCAAACTTAAGATAACTCAG GGAACTATAGCACATGCTTTAGAGAAGACTAAGTATGAAGATTCTGATGTCAAGTGGAAAGAATTAGACCCGAAGTATCACTTCTCGTGTCAGTTCATGGCCGATACGATTGCAATGAATGCATCCGATTTCATCATAACTAGCACATATCAGGAAATTGCCGGAAG CAAGGATAAACCTGGACAATATGAAAGTCATGCAACATTTACACTCCCGGGGCTATGCCGAGTTGTTTCGGGGATAAATATATTCGATCCGAAGTTCAACATAGCTGCACCGGGAGCTGACCAATCTGTCTATTTTCCTTACACAGAGAAAGACAAAAGACTCACTCAATTTCATCCTGCCATTGAAGACTTACTATATAGTAAAGTGGATAACAAAGATCATAT TGGATATCTAGAAAACAAAAGACTACCTATTATCTTCTCAATGGCGAGGCTCGATGTTGTAAAGAACATAACCGGTTTAGTCGAGTGGTATGGAAAGAACAAGAGACTGAGAAGCCTAGTGAACCTTGTCATAGTTGGAGGCTTCTTTGATCCGTTGAAATCAAAAGATAGAGAAGAAATGGCAGAAATAAGAAAAATGCACGATTTATTCGAAAAGTACCAGCTGAAGGGACAGTTTAGATGGATTGTTGCGCAGACCGATAGACATCGCAATGGAGAGCTTTATCGCTTCATTGCTGACACAAAAGGAGCTTTTGTGCAGCCTGCTTTGTATGAAGCATTCGGTCTAACTGTCATCGAAGCAATGAACTGTGGTTTGCCTACTTTCGCTACTAACCACGGAGGTCCAGCAGAAATTATCGTGGATGGCGTTTCCGGTTTCCATATTGATCCTCTCAACGGAGACGAATCAAGCAACAAAATAGccgatttctttgaaaaatgtaaagtgGATTCGACACATTGGAGCATGATTTCTGCAGCGGGATTGCAGCGCATTAATGAACG CTATACATGGAAGATCTATGCAAACAAGTTGTTGAATATGGGAAGCATTTATACATTTTGGAGGACAGTGAATAACGATTCGAAAAAAGCAAAACAAAGATACATTTGGATGTTCTATAACCTTATGTTTAAGAATTTGGTCAGTAATATACCTGTTCTTAGAGATGAACCTCAACAACCAGTGCCAAACTCCAAGCAGCAAAGTCTCAAAAAACAAGGAACAAGCAG CAGGCGTTCGAAGTCCAGATCACAGAGTTAA
- the LOC131622082 gene encoding sucrose synthase 5-like isoform X2, whose product MASASGLKRTESIKDNMSSDESKHSRYHMKRCFAKYLEKGRRIIKVHDLMEEMEQVLNDQRDKNQILEGNLGFLLSCTQEAIVDPPYVAFAVRQDPGVWEYVKVSSENLSVEPITSTDYLKFKERIYDEKWANDENALEADFGAFDFPIPNLTLPTSIGNGLHFVSKFLTSRFSGKLAKTKPIYSYLLSLNHQGESLMINDTLSSVAKLQMALTVADAFLSALPLDTPYHDFEPRFKQWGFERGWGDTAGRVKDTMRALSEILQAPDPINMEKFFSRVPTIFNVVIFSIHGYFGQADVLGLPDTGGQVVYILDQVRALEAEMLLRIKHQGLKVKPQILVVTRLIPDAQGTKCNQELEPIIDTQHSKILRVPFQTDKGVLRQWVSRFDIYPYLERFTQDATTKILNIMEGKPDLVIGNYTDGNLAASLMASKLKITQGTIAHALEKTKYEDSDVKWKELDPKYHFSCQFMADTIAMNASDFIITSTYQEIAGSKDKPGQYESHATFTLPGLCRVVSGINIFDPKFNIAAPGADQSVYFPYTEKDKRLTQFHPAIEDLLYSKVDNKDHIGYLENKRLPIIFSMARLDVVKNITGLVEWYGKNKRLRSLVNLVIVGGFFDPLKSKDREEMAEIRKMHDLFEKYQLKGQFRWIVAQTDRHRNGELYRFIADTKGAFVQPALYEAFGLTVIEAMNCGLPTFATNHGGPAEIIVDGVSGFHIDPLNGDESSNKIADFFEKCKVDSTHWSMISAAGLQRINERYTWKIYANKLLNMGSIYTFWRTVNNDSKKAKQRYIWMFYNLMFKNLVSNIPVLRDEPQQPVPNSKQQSLKKQGTSRRSKSRSQS is encoded by the exons ATGGCTTCTGCATCAGGCTTGAAGCGCACGGAATCGATAAAAGACAACATGTCATCCGACGAATCGAAGCATAGTAGGTACCATATGAAGAGGTGCTTTGCCAAGTACCTTGAGAAAGGTAGAAGGATCATAAAAGTTCATGACTTGATGGAAGAAATGGAGCAAGTTTTAAATGACCAGAGAGATAAGAATCAAATATTAGAAGGCAATCTTGGCTTCTTATTAAGTTGTACACAG GAAGCTATTGTTGATCCACCATATGTTGCTTTTGCTGTAAGGCAAGATCCTGGTGTTTGGGAATATGTAAAAGTGAGCTCGGAGAATCTTTCGGTTGAACCTATAACGTCCACCGATTACCTCAAATTTAAGGAAAGAATATACGACGAAAAATG GGCAAACGATGAAAACGCGTTGGAAGCAGATTTTGGAGCATTTGATTTTCCTATTCCTAACTTAACCTTGCCCACTTCAATTGGAAATGGACTCCATTTTGTTTCAAAGTTCTTAACTTCGCGGTTTAGTGGCAAATTGGCGAAAACAAAACCTATATACAGTTACTTGTTATCGCTAAATCATCAAGGAGAA AGTCTAATGATAAACGATACGCTGAGCTCAGTTGCAAAGCTGCAGATGGCACTAACAGTGGCTGATGCATTCCTCTCAGCACTTCCGTTAGATACTCCCTATCATGATTTTGAACCAAG GTTTAAGCAGTGGGGTTTTGAAAGAGGATGGGGAGATACTGCAGGAAGAGTGAAGGATACAATGAGAGCTTTGTCCGAAATACTCCAAGCTCCAGACCCGATAAACATGGAAAAGTTTTTCAGTCGAGTTCCTACGATATTCAATGTTGTGATCTTCTCTATTCATGGTTATTTTGGTCAAGCCGATGTTCTCGGCTTGCCAGATACCGGCGGGCAG GTAGTTTACATATTGGATCAAGTGAGAGCTTTGGAAGCAGAAATGCTACTTAGAATTAAGCACCAAGGCTTGAAAGTGAAGCCTCAAATTCTTGTG GTCACAAGGCTCATACCTGATGCTCAAGGAACCAAATGCAATCAAGAATTGGAACCAATCATTGATACTCAACACTCGAAAATTCTACGCGTGCCTTTTCAGACAGATAAAGGAGTCTTGCGTCAATGGGTTTCTCGCTTTGACATTTATCCTTATCTTGAGAGGTTTACTCAG GATGCGACAACTAAGATTCTCAACATCATGGAAGGAAAACCAGATCTTGTTATAGGAAATTACACAGATGGGAATTTGGCAGCTTCTCTTATGGCTAGCAAACTTAAGATAACTCAG GGAACTATAGCACATGCTTTAGAGAAGACTAAGTATGAAGATTCTGATGTCAAGTGGAAAGAATTAGACCCGAAGTATCACTTCTCGTGTCAGTTCATGGCCGATACGATTGCAATGAATGCATCCGATTTCATCATAACTAGCACATATCAGGAAATTGCCGGAAG CAAGGATAAACCTGGACAATATGAAAGTCATGCAACATTTACACTCCCGGGGCTATGCCGAGTTGTTTCGGGGATAAATATATTCGATCCGAAGTTCAACATAGCTGCACCGGGAGCTGACCAATCTGTCTATTTTCCTTACACAGAGAAAGACAAAAGACTCACTCAATTTCATCCTGCCATTGAAGACTTACTATATAGTAAAGTGGATAACAAAGATCATAT TGGATATCTAGAAAACAAAAGACTACCTATTATCTTCTCAATGGCGAGGCTCGATGTTGTAAAGAACATAACCGGTTTAGTCGAGTGGTATGGAAAGAACAAGAGACTGAGAAGCCTAGTGAACCTTGTCATAGTTGGAGGCTTCTTTGATCCGTTGAAATCAAAAGATAGAGAAGAAATGGCAGAAATAAGAAAAATGCACGATTTATTCGAAAAGTACCAGCTGAAGGGACAGTTTAGATGGATTGTTGCGCAGACCGATAGACATCGCAATGGAGAGCTTTATCGCTTCATTGCTGACACAAAAGGAGCTTTTGTGCAGCCTGCTTTGTATGAAGCATTCGGTCTAACTGTCATCGAAGCAATGAACTGTGGTTTGCCTACTTTCGCTACTAACCACGGAGGTCCAGCAGAAATTATCGTGGATGGCGTTTCCGGTTTCCATATTGATCCTCTCAACGGAGACGAATCAAGCAACAAAATAGccgatttctttgaaaaatgtaaagtgGATTCGACACATTGGAGCATGATTTCTGCAGCGGGATTGCAGCGCATTAATGAACG CTATACATGGAAGATCTATGCAAACAAGTTGTTGAATATGGGAAGCATTTATACATTTTGGAGGACAGTGAATAACGATTCGAAAAAAGCAAAACAAAGATACATTTGGATGTTCTATAACCTTATGTTTAAGAATTTGGTCAGTAATATACCTGTTCTTAGAGATGAACCTCAACAACCAGTGCCAAACTCCAAGCAGCAAAGTCTCAAAAAACAAGGAACAAGCAG GCGTTCGAAGTCCAGATCACAGAGTTAA
- the LOC131622083 gene encoding uncharacterized protein LOC131622083 isoform X2, with translation MAKLSRLLRMLLMARAIFFFRITQGLLQGLSIALRESNHLSYRCRIFLLIQILFLHLGLLESLKGVTSDTVASPCVLKLYKEGLIEILNKSDYQMISQFSAHFFSDTDQHSSCNFASTVPFSEDTPLQRAEWIKFIGAFANVEARANQVYTTVKENYLCLAEIAKSRTSFKPTVAWMKYNNGVWSFTKEAYYLKYVEDSGGEILDANKNTYNVSDPDDLEELHAILCTVEVVIDETLTSDPLNYTLSTFIQNLNIEDRSCFSFLTNTSLWRYDKRIQTTALDWYNGAVAQPQLVLADLIEVLFPTGNYNITYFRNIVKGETPLNIGPEMCDREISSTLDPTIVPCG, from the exons ATGGCCAAACTTTCAAGGTTATTAAGAATGCTGTTGATGGCCAGAGCTATCTTCTTCTTCAG AATAACTCAAGGATTGCTTCAAGGACTAAGTATTGCACTTCGAGAATCAAATCATTTGTCATACCGTTGTCGAATTTTTCTGTTGATACAGATTCTTTTCCTG CATTTAGGCTTACTAGAGAGCTTGAAAGGCGTAACGTCGGACACTGTGGCTTCACCGTGTGTGTTGAAATTGTATAAAGAAGGACTGATTGAAATCTTGAACAAAAGTGATTATCAAATGATTTCGCAGTTTTCTGCGCACTTCTTTAGTGACACTGATCAACATTCATCTTGCAATTTCGCATCTACAGTTCCTTTTTCGGAGGATACCCCTTTGCAA AGAGCAGAATGGATTAAGTTCATAGGAGCTTTCGCAAATGTTGAAGCTAGAGCCAATCAAGTCTATACTACA GTTAAGGAGAACTATTTGTGCTTGGCCGAAATCGCAAAATCCCGAACTTCATTCAAGCCAACTGTAGCTTGGATGAAATATAACAAT GGTGTTTGGTCTTTTACAAAGGAAGCATATTATTTGAAG TATGTGGAAGATTCGGGAGGCGAGATTTTGGATGCCAATAAGAACACTTACAATGTTTCTGATCCTGATGACTTAGAAGAATTGCATGCAATCCTATGT ACTGTGGAAGTAGTGATTGATGAAACATTAACTTCTGATCCACTCAACTACACGTTATCGACGTTTATCCAAAATCTAAACATTGAAGACCGTTCTTGTTTTTCCTTTCTAACAAACACAAGCCTATGGAGATATGACAAACGGATTCAAACTACGGCTCTTG ACTGGTACAATGGAGCAGTCGCGCAACCTCAATTGGTATTAGCAGATCTTATTGAAGTTTTATTTCCAACTGGAAATTACAACATCACTTATTTTAGGAACATTGTTAAG GGTGAAACACCTTTAAACATTGGTCCTGAAATGTGTGACAGGGAAATATCCTCAACATTGGATCCTACAATAGTACCATGTGGATGA
- the LOC131622083 gene encoding uncharacterized protein LOC131622083 isoform X1 yields the protein MVMDSAICSWFQGLFLLALVWFFSYGSVDGASSSTVKVGNISKVEDAVNFHIYYGQTFKVIKNAVDGQSYLLLQNNSRIASRTKYCTSRIKSFVIPLSNFSVDTDSFPVSFLEHLGLLESLKGVTSDTVASPCVLKLYKEGLIEILNKSDYQMISQFSAHFFSDTDQHSSCNFASTVPFSEDTPLQRAEWIKFIGAFANVEARANQVYTTVKENYLCLAEIAKSRTSFKPTVAWMKYNNGVWSFTKEAYYLKYVEDSGGEILDANKNTYNVSDPDDLEELHAILCTVEVVIDETLTSDPLNYTLSTFIQNLNIEDRSCFSFLTNTSLWRYDKRIQTTALDWYNGAVAQPQLVLADLIEVLFPTGNYNITYFRNIVKGETPLNIGPEMCDREISSTLDPTIVPCG from the exons ATGGTTATGGATTCAGCTATTTGTTCTTGGTTTCAAGGCTTGTTTTTGTTAGCATTGGTTTGGTTTTTTAGCTATGGAAGTGTTGATGGAGCTTCATCCAGTACAGTGAAAGTTGGAAATATTTCAAAGGTGGAAGATGCTGTGAATTTTCATATTTACTATGGCCAAACTTTCAAGGTTATTAAGAATGCTGTTGATGGCCAGAGCTATCTTCTTCTTCAG AATAACTCAAGGATTGCTTCAAGGACTAAGTATTGCACTTCGAGAATCAAATCATTTGTCATACCGTTGTCGAATTTTTCTGTTGATACAGATTCTTTTCCTG TTTCCTTTTTAGAG CATTTAGGCTTACTAGAGAGCTTGAAAGGCGTAACGTCGGACACTGTGGCTTCACCGTGTGTGTTGAAATTGTATAAAGAAGGACTGATTGAAATCTTGAACAAAAGTGATTATCAAATGATTTCGCAGTTTTCTGCGCACTTCTTTAGTGACACTGATCAACATTCATCTTGCAATTTCGCATCTACAGTTCCTTTTTCGGAGGATACCCCTTTGCAA AGAGCAGAATGGATTAAGTTCATAGGAGCTTTCGCAAATGTTGAAGCTAGAGCCAATCAAGTCTATACTACA GTTAAGGAGAACTATTTGTGCTTGGCCGAAATCGCAAAATCCCGAACTTCATTCAAGCCAACTGTAGCTTGGATGAAATATAACAAT GGTGTTTGGTCTTTTACAAAGGAAGCATATTATTTGAAG TATGTGGAAGATTCGGGAGGCGAGATTTTGGATGCCAATAAGAACACTTACAATGTTTCTGATCCTGATGACTTAGAAGAATTGCATGCAATCCTATGT ACTGTGGAAGTAGTGATTGATGAAACATTAACTTCTGATCCACTCAACTACACGTTATCGACGTTTATCCAAAATCTAAACATTGAAGACCGTTCTTGTTTTTCCTTTCTAACAAACACAAGCCTATGGAGATATGACAAACGGATTCAAACTACGGCTCTTG ACTGGTACAATGGAGCAGTCGCGCAACCTCAATTGGTATTAGCAGATCTTATTGAAGTTTTATTTCCAACTGGAAATTACAACATCACTTATTTTAGGAACATTGTTAAG GGTGAAACACCTTTAAACATTGGTCCTGAAATGTGTGACAGGGAAATATCCTCAACATTGGATCCTACAATAGTACCATGTGGATGA